One Oryzomonas sagensis DNA segment encodes these proteins:
- a CDS encoding RluA family pseudouridine synthase, with amino-acid sequence MICKKIVAENQGGRRLDDAVALLFDGLSKSEARRIIDRGGCSVNSAMVRVASRTVKQGDTVEVGVMEPGRFQELVLPPEALLYEDDELIAVNKPAGANTQRTPYQLKGTMEFWVAEYFRQHGINEPARVIHRLDRGTSGVMVFPKHRRAAAWLSARFHDGLADKRYLALVSGQPPQEAWRVDGPIGKLGTSRYGIMAGGRSALTEFRVVAAAAGGALVEAHPLTGRTHQIRVHLDASGLPIVGDATYGGAPAERMMLHCAQLSFDNEKGREIRLEAPLDRAFEACLRQCGIP; translated from the coding sequence ATGATATGTAAGAAAATTGTGGCAGAAAATCAGGGGGGGCGGCGGCTGGACGATGCCGTGGCGCTCTTGTTCGACGGCCTCAGCAAGTCCGAGGCACGGCGAATCATCGACCGTGGCGGCTGCAGCGTCAACAGCGCCATGGTCCGGGTGGCGTCGCGCACCGTCAAGCAAGGGGATACGGTCGAGGTGGGCGTGATGGAGCCGGGTCGGTTCCAGGAACTCGTCCTTCCGCCCGAGGCGCTGTTGTACGAGGACGACGAGCTGATTGCGGTCAACAAGCCGGCCGGGGCGAATACCCAGCGAACCCCCTATCAGCTCAAGGGGACCATGGAGTTCTGGGTCGCCGAATACTTTCGTCAGCACGGGATCAACGAGCCGGCCCGGGTGATCCACCGCCTCGACCGGGGCACCTCGGGGGTGATGGTGTTCCCGAAGCATAGGAGGGCCGCTGCCTGGCTTTCGGCCCGCTTTCACGACGGGCTGGCGGACAAGCGGTATCTGGCCCTGGTCAGCGGGCAGCCGCCGCAGGAGGCCTGGCGGGTGGACGGCCCTATCGGCAAGTTGGGCACGTCGCGCTACGGCATCATGGCGGGAGGCAGGTCGGCCCTGACCGAGTTCCGCGTGGTGGCTGCCGCCGCCGGGGGCGCCCTGGTGGAGGCGCATCCCCTGACCGGACGCACCCACCAGATCCGCGTCCACCTGGATGCGTCGGGACTGCCCATCGTCGGCGACGCCACCTATGGCGGCGCACCGGCGGAGCGTATGATGTTGCACTGTGCGCAGCTCTCCTTCGACAACGAAAAGGGTAGGGAGATCCGTCTCGAAGCTCCCCTGGACCGGGCATTCGAAGCCTGTCTGCGGCAGTGCGGGATCCCCTGA
- a CDS encoding cytochrome c3 family protein, giving the protein MQKLLMPLCALAIGLCVTTGAEAFECKVCHSKNPRMVAMHTALQGQNCFGCHKVGDRLMGKREPKDMESLLKRRVAAAECVRCHGKKE; this is encoded by the coding sequence ATGCAAAAATTGCTCATGCCACTCTGCGCCCTGGCGATCGGCCTCTGCGTGACTACGGGTGCCGAGGCATTCGAATGCAAGGTCTGCCACAGCAAGAATCCCCGCATGGTTGCCATGCACACGGCCCTTCAGGGACAGAACTGTTTCGGCTGTCACAAGGTTGGAGACAGACTGATGGGCAAGAGGGAACCGAAAGACATGGAGAGCTTGCTGAAACGCCGGGTCGCCGCCGCGGAATGCGTACGGTGCCACGGCAAAAAGGAATGA
- a CDS encoding ParA family protein: MSKIICIANQKGGVGKTTTAVNLAASLAAAEKPTLLVDIDPQGNATSGVGIDKSRLKQTIYDALVDEIDAQSLIVDIGQPFLHVIPANSDLAGAELELASEIGRELKLKFALASLVEQYRYIIIDCPPSLNLLTVNAMTWADSVLIPLQCEFYAMEGLSQILHTIHLIQRGLNPLLKIEGILLTMFDSRGNLGKEVMAEIRTHFPDQVFDAVIPRNVRLAEAPSHGKPVIHYDISSRGAASYLQLAREIIQRETANG, from the coding sequence ATGTCCAAGATAATCTGCATCGCCAATCAGAAAGGTGGGGTCGGCAAGACCACCACCGCCGTCAATCTGGCCGCCTCGCTGGCGGCGGCCGAGAAGCCGACGCTTTTGGTTGACATCGACCCGCAGGGCAACGCGACCAGCGGTGTGGGAATCGACAAGTCCCGGCTGAAGCAGACCATCTACGACGCCCTCGTCGACGAGATCGATGCCCAGAGCCTGATCGTGGACATCGGGCAGCCCTTCCTGCACGTCATACCGGCCAACTCCGACCTTGCCGGCGCGGAACTGGAACTGGCTTCTGAAATCGGCCGGGAGTTGAAGCTCAAGTTCGCCCTTGCCTCCCTGGTGGAGCAGTACCGTTACATCATCATCGACTGCCCCCCGTCGCTCAATCTGTTGACCGTCAACGCCATGACCTGGGCCGATTCCGTGCTGATCCCGCTCCAATGCGAGTTCTACGCCATGGAGGGGCTTTCCCAGATACTGCACACCATCCACCTGATCCAGAGGGGGCTTAACCCGTTGCTGAAGATAGAGGGCATCCTGCTGACCATGTTCGATTCCCGCGGCAACCTGGGCAAAGAGGTCATGGCGGAGATCAGGACCCACTTCCCCGATCAGGTCTTCGATGCGGTCATTCCGCGCAACGTTCGTCTGGCCGAGGCCCCCAGCCACGGCAAGCCGGTCATTCACTACGACATATCGTCACGCGGTGCCGCCAGCTATCTGCAACTGGCCCGGGAAATAATCCAGAGGGAGACAGCCAATGGTTAA
- a CDS encoding ParB/RepB/Spo0J family partition protein, whose translation MVKKGGLGRGMAALLQVVDTAEGRSDYFICPIEKIRPNRNQPRKFFAADKLDELAASIREQGIIQPLVVTKKDGFYEIVAGERRWRAAQKAGVREVPVVIREASEDAVLELALIENIQRQDLNAIEEAQAYRSLVEHFGISHEDVAKRVGKNRTSVTNSMRLLKLPPEVQQDIVEERMSMGHARTLLALESPESILKARHEIVQRQLSVREAENLVRRLKMNPHPVPHKRPQQPDLLMGALEEQLQKRFQARVAIRRVGTKGGRLEIHFSDPDELTRIIDLLEL comes from the coding sequence ATGGTTAAGAAAGGCGGCCTCGGGAGAGGGATGGCGGCGTTGCTGCAGGTTGTGGATACGGCCGAGGGACGCTCCGATTATTTCATCTGCCCGATCGAGAAAATCCGGCCCAACCGTAATCAGCCCCGCAAGTTTTTTGCGGCGGACAAACTGGACGAGTTGGCCGCCTCCATACGTGAGCAGGGCATCATCCAACCGCTGGTGGTGACCAAAAAGGACGGCTTCTACGAGATCGTCGCCGGTGAGCGCCGCTGGCGCGCCGCCCAGAAGGCGGGTGTCCGGGAAGTGCCGGTGGTTATCCGCGAGGCCAGCGAAGATGCGGTGCTGGAACTGGCTCTGATCGAGAATATCCAGCGCCAGGATTTGAACGCCATCGAGGAGGCCCAGGCCTATCGCTCCCTGGTGGAGCATTTCGGCATCTCCCATGAGGACGTGGCCAAGCGGGTCGGCAAGAACCGCACCAGTGTCACCAACTCCATGCGCCTGCTCAAGTTGCCCCCTGAGGTCCAGCAGGATATCGTGGAAGAGCGCATGAGCATGGGCCATGCCCGCACCCTCCTGGCCCTGGAAAGCCCCGAGTCGATCCTCAAGGCCCGTCATGAGATCGTGCAGCGCCAGTTGAGCGTCCGTGAGGCTGAGAACCTGGTGCGGCGGCTGAAGATGAACCCCCACCCGGTGCCGCACAAACGCCCGCAGCAACCCGATCTGCTCATGGGTGCCCTGGAGGAGCAGTTGCAGAAGCGATTCCAGGCGCGGGTCGCCATCCGCAGGGTCGGCACCAAGGGGGGGAGGCTGGAGATTCACTTCAGCGACCCCGATGAACTGACCCGCATCATCGACCTGCTCGAATTGTAA
- a CDS encoding ATP synthase F0 subunit B, which produces MIELNLAFVVQVINFGILVLILNVFLYKPIRKVLADRRQVIDSAREKAASVDLEVQEKMTRYEARLRDAKTEAAGRRAEALKEAQAEETAVLEKARKEATASLEAIRGKVAKEAADARALLKQQAEALSGDICEKILGRSL; this is translated from the coding sequence GTGATTGAATTAAATTTGGCATTCGTTGTCCAGGTCATTAACTTCGGCATCCTCGTCCTCATTCTCAACGTTTTCCTCTACAAGCCGATCCGCAAGGTTCTGGCCGACCGCCGCCAGGTGATCGACTCTGCCCGTGAAAAGGCCGCCTCCGTCGACCTGGAGGTTCAGGAAAAGATGACCCGCTACGAGGCCCGCCTGCGGGACGCCAAAACCGAAGCCGCCGGCCGCAGGGCCGAGGCCCTCAAGGAAGCGCAGGCTGAGGAGACGGCGGTGCTGGAGAAGGCACGCAAGGAGGCAACCGCCTCTTTGGAGGCCATTCGCGGTAAAGTGGCCAAGGAGGCCGCCGATGCCCGCGCGTTGCTGAAACAGCAGGCCGAGGCCCTGTCCGGCGACATCTGCGAGAAAATCCTGGGGAGGAGCCTGTAA
- a CDS encoding ATP synthase F0 subunit B — MLMVSDRTKKIAFSLVYVAVIVLAASTGFANEGGEGAHQADHAAAQMKDLGWRVLNFAVLVGILVWALKKANVKGTLAARQSQIEKDLKDAQEGKAAAEAKLAEYSTKLDQASREIDELHAAIIREGEQEKERIIAEAQVAAQKIALQATQSAEQETLKARAELRAEAARLAVEIATGKLTGAIQKADHDRFVGEYLDKVVQIQ; from the coding sequence ATGTTGATGGTATCCGATCGTACGAAAAAAATTGCCTTCTCCCTGGTCTACGTTGCCGTCATCGTTCTGGCCGCCTCGACCGGCTTTGCCAACGAGGGGGGCGAAGGCGCGCACCAGGCCGACCACGCCGCCGCCCAGATGAAGGATTTGGGGTGGCGGGTGCTCAACTTTGCCGTTCTGGTCGGCATCCTCGTGTGGGCCCTGAAAAAGGCCAATGTCAAGGGTACGCTGGCCGCCCGGCAGAGCCAGATCGAAAAGGATTTGAAGGACGCCCAGGAGGGGAAGGCCGCCGCCGAAGCCAAGCTGGCCGAGTACAGCACCAAGCTCGATCAGGCATCCCGGGAAATCGACGAGCTCCATGCCGCCATCATCCGTGAAGGGGAGCAGGAAAAAGAGCGCATTATCGCCGAGGCTCAGGTTGCCGCTCAGAAAATCGCCCTCCAGGCGACCCAGTCGGCCGAGCAGGAAACCCTCAAGGCCCGCGCCGAACTGCGTGCCGAGGCCGCACGCCTGGCGGTGGAGATTGCCACCGGCAAGTTGACCGGTGCCATCCAGAAGGCCGACCACGACCGATTTGTCGGCGAATATCTTGACAAGGTGGTACAGATCCAGTGA
- a CDS encoding F0F1 ATP synthase subunit delta, with the protein MINNTIARRYAKALVQLGSEADLIDRFSEELAAIDRLFAGNGELRAAFGNPAFTAEQKKEIMKELVAKANCSELVGNFLLLLVDKNRVSFLDQIVQTYKKLADEHSGVIRPFIRTAFPLDDAQVASIQGALEKKTGKKVVPQVTVDKALLGGVVTQIGDTAFDSSVKTQLKRIQDILQKG; encoded by the coding sequence GTGATCAACAATACGATTGCGAGACGATACGCCAAGGCTTTGGTGCAGCTTGGCTCGGAGGCCGACCTGATCGACCGCTTCAGCGAGGAATTGGCTGCGATTGATCGCCTCTTCGCCGGCAACGGGGAATTGCGGGCCGCATTTGGGAATCCGGCCTTCACCGCCGAGCAGAAGAAAGAGATCATGAAGGAACTGGTGGCAAAGGCCAACTGTTCCGAACTGGTCGGCAACTTCCTGCTCCTTCTGGTGGACAAGAACCGGGTGTCCTTCCTCGACCAGATCGTTCAAACCTATAAAAAACTGGCCGATGAACATTCCGGCGTCATCCGCCCCTTCATCAGGACCGCCTTCCCGCTGGACGACGCCCAGGTGGCCTCCATCCAGGGCGCCCTGGAGAAGAAGACCGGCAAGAAGGTGGTGCCGCAGGTGACGGTGGACAAAGCCCTTCTTGGCGGCGTCGTGACCCAGATCGGCGATACGGCCTTTGACAGCAGCGTAAAAACTCAGCTTAAACGGATTCAAGATATACTACAGAAGGGGTAA
- the atpA gene encoding F0F1 ATP synthase subunit alpha, which yields MEIRAEEISEIIRKQIKEYGKEVEVSETGTIISIGDGIARIHGLAGAMAGELLEFPGGVSGMVLNLEEDNVGAAILGEFAEIKEGDTVKRTGRITEVPVGDALIGRVVNAIGQPIDGKGPINTTSFSKVEIKAPGIVSRKSVHQPMATGLKAIDSMVPIGRGQRELIIGDRQTGKTAVAIDTIINQKGGDVVCIYVAIGQKRSTVAQVVSKLSEHGAMDYTIVVAATASESAPLQFIAPYTGVTMGEYFRDNKKHALIIYDDLSKQAVAYRQLSLLLRRPPGREAYPGDVFYLHSRLLERACKLSDECGAGSLTALPIIETQAGDVSAYIPTNVISITDGQIYLETDLFFSGVRPAINVGLSVSRVGGSAQTKSMKQVAGTLRLSLAQYREMAAFAQFGSDLDKATQMQLARGERLVEILKQPQYRPIPNEKQVLIIFAANNGFLDDYPVAALKRYESEMYAFFDNRQADVLAELRDKKAIGDELKGKIAAALEQFKKEFTA from the coding sequence ATGGAAATCAGAGCCGAAGAGATCAGCGAGATCATCAGGAAACAGATCAAGGAGTATGGCAAGGAGGTAGAGGTGTCGGAAACCGGCACGATCATCTCCATCGGTGACGGTATCGCCCGTATCCACGGCCTGGCTGGCGCCATGGCCGGCGAGTTGCTGGAGTTCCCCGGCGGCGTGTCCGGCATGGTTCTCAACCTGGAGGAAGACAACGTCGGCGCCGCCATCCTCGGTGAATTCGCCGAGATCAAGGAAGGCGACACGGTCAAGCGCACCGGCCGCATCACCGAGGTCCCGGTGGGCGACGCCCTGATCGGCCGCGTCGTCAACGCCATCGGCCAGCCCATCGACGGCAAAGGCCCCATCAACACCACGAGCTTCAGCAAGGTGGAGATCAAGGCCCCCGGCATCGTCAGCCGCAAGTCGGTGCATCAGCCCATGGCCACCGGCCTCAAGGCGATCGACTCCATGGTTCCGATCGGGCGCGGCCAGCGCGAACTGATCATCGGTGACCGTCAGACCGGCAAGACCGCCGTAGCCATCGACACGATCATCAACCAGAAGGGTGGCGACGTGGTCTGCATCTATGTCGCCATCGGCCAGAAGCGTTCCACGGTCGCCCAGGTCGTTTCCAAGCTGAGCGAGCACGGCGCCATGGATTACACCATCGTTGTCGCCGCCACCGCCTCCGAGTCGGCCCCGCTCCAATTCATCGCCCCCTACACCGGCGTCACCATGGGCGAGTACTTCCGCGACAACAAGAAACACGCCCTGATCATCTACGACGACCTTTCCAAGCAGGCCGTCGCCTATCGCCAGCTTTCCCTGCTGCTCCGCCGCCCCCCAGGGCGCGAAGCCTACCCGGGCGACGTCTTCTATCTCCATAGCCGCCTGCTGGAGCGTGCCTGCAAGCTGTCCGACGAGTGCGGCGCCGGTTCACTCACCGCCCTGCCGATCATCGAGACCCAGGCCGGCGACGTGTCCGCCTACATTCCGACCAACGTCATCTCCATCACCGACGGCCAGATCTATCTGGAAACCGACCTGTTCTTCTCCGGCGTCCGTCCGGCCATCAACGTCGGCCTCTCGGTTTCCCGCGTCGGCGGTTCCGCCCAGACGAAGTCCATGAAGCAGGTCGCCGGCACGCTGCGCCTCAGCTTGGCCCAGTACCGCGAGATGGCCGCCTTCGCCCAGTTCGGTTCCGACCTGGACAAGGCCACCCAGATGCAGTTGGCCCGCGGCGAGCGCCTGGTGGAGATTCTCAAGCAGCCCCAGTACCGTCCGATCCCCAACGAGAAGCAGGTTCTGATCATCTTCGCCGCCAACAACGGCTTCCTGGACGACTATCCGGTCGCGGCGCTCAAACGCTACGAGTCGGAAATGTACGCCTTTTTCGATAACCGCCAGGCCGATGTGCTGGCCGAACTGCGCGACAAGAAGGCCATCGGCGACGAGCTGAAGGGTAAGATCGCTGCCGCGCTGGAGCAGTTCAAGAAGGAATTCACCGCGTAA
- the atpG gene encoding ATP synthase F1 subunit gamma produces the protein MASLKSIKKRIASVKNTRQITKAMKMVSAAKLRRAQENVVAARPYAGKLAEVLQSLAGNLEGDLHPLLEKRDAKKLLLIVVTSDRGLCGGFNGNLCKAAEHFIKDKQGEFEEISLMTVGRKGYEALRHRHEIAKNFPNVLAKPSYQTAVMLAHEVIDGYLAEEYDQVVLLFNAFRTVMSQDITFQQLLPVEPEAKTVADETPVEYIYEPSVAELLAEILPKNIEVQIFKAMLESVAAEHGARMTAMDSASKNANEMIGKLTLQYNRARQAAITTELTEIISGAESIKG, from the coding sequence ATGGCAAGCCTTAAAAGCATCAAAAAACGGATCGCATCCGTAAAAAATACCCGCCAGATCACCAAGGCCATGAAGATGGTCTCGGCCGCCAAGCTGCGCCGCGCCCAGGAAAACGTCGTTGCGGCGCGTCCCTATGCCGGCAAGCTGGCCGAAGTGTTGCAGTCCCTGGCCGGCAACCTGGAAGGCGACCTCCATCCGCTTCTGGAGAAACGCGACGCCAAGAAGCTGCTCCTGATCGTGGTCACCTCCGACCGCGGCCTGTGTGGCGGTTTCAACGGCAACCTGTGCAAGGCCGCCGAGCACTTCATCAAGGACAAGCAGGGCGAGTTCGAGGAGATTTCGCTGATGACGGTCGGGCGCAAGGGGTATGAAGCGCTCCGGCATCGCCACGAGATCGCCAAGAATTTCCCCAACGTGTTGGCCAAGCCGAGCTACCAGACCGCGGTCATGCTGGCCCACGAGGTGATCGACGGCTACCTGGCCGAGGAGTACGATCAGGTCGTCCTGCTCTTCAACGCCTTCCGCACGGTCATGTCCCAGGACATCACCTTCCAGCAGCTCCTGCCGGTGGAGCCCGAGGCGAAAACCGTTGCCGACGAAACCCCGGTTGAGTACATCTACGAACCGTCGGTTGCCGAGCTTTTGGCCGAGATTTTGCCAAAGAACATCGAGGTGCAGATCTTCAAGGCCATGCTGGAGTCGGTGGCTGCCGAACACGGCGCCCGTATGACCGCCATGGACAGCGCGTCCAAAAATGCCAACGAGATGATCGGCAAGCTGACCCTCCAGTACAACCGGGCGCGTCAGGCCGCCATCACCACCGAACTGACGGAGATCATCTCCGGCGCCGAATCGATCAAAGGATAA
- the atpD gene encoding F0F1 ATP synthase subunit beta has translation MSQNIGKISQVIGAVIDVEFEPGKLPEIYHALRVTNPAIDGRENNLVLEVAQHLGENSVRTIAMDSTDGLKRGQAVIDTGKQICAPVGHKTLGRIINVIGEPVDEMGPIGNEKEYGIHREAPSFENQSTKVEAFATGIKVVDLLAPYARGGKIGLFGGAGVGKTVLIMELINNIAKQHGGFSVFAGVGERTREGNDLWMEMKESGVLDKAALVYGQMNEPPGARARVALTALSIAEYFRDEEGQDVLLFIDNIFRFTQAGSEVSALLGRIPSAVGYQPTLATEMGELQERITSTKKGSITSVQAIYVPADDLTDPAPATAFAHLDATTVLSRQIAELGIYPAVDPLDSTSRILDPQVIGEEHYAVARSVQFVLQKYKDLQDIIAILGMDELSEEDKLVVARARKIQRFLSQPFHVAEAFTGSPGKYVELKDTIKGFQEIVAGKHDALPEQAFYMVGSIEEAIEKAAKLAAV, from the coding sequence ATGAGTCAGAACATCGGTAAAATTTCGCAGGTCATCGGCGCTGTTATCGACGTCGAATTCGAGCCCGGCAAACTGCCGGAGATCTACCACGCCCTGAGGGTGACCAATCCGGCCATCGACGGCCGGGAGAACAACCTGGTTCTCGAGGTCGCCCAGCACTTGGGAGAGAATTCGGTCCGCACCATTGCCATGGACTCCACCGACGGTCTCAAACGCGGCCAGGCCGTCATCGACACCGGCAAGCAGATCTGCGCCCCGGTCGGTCACAAGACCCTGGGCCGGATCATCAACGTCATCGGCGAACCGGTGGACGAGATGGGGCCCATCGGCAACGAAAAGGAATACGGCATCCACCGCGAAGCCCCCTCGTTCGAAAACCAGTCCACCAAGGTCGAGGCTTTCGCCACCGGCATCAAGGTCGTTGACCTCCTGGCACCCTATGCGCGCGGCGGCAAGATCGGCCTGTTCGGCGGCGCCGGCGTCGGCAAGACCGTGCTCATCATGGAACTGATCAACAACATCGCCAAGCAGCACGGCGGCTTCTCCGTGTTCGCCGGCGTCGGCGAGCGTACCCGCGAAGGGAACGACCTCTGGATGGAGATGAAGGAATCCGGCGTTCTCGACAAGGCTGCCCTGGTGTACGGCCAGATGAACGAACCTCCCGGCGCCCGCGCCCGCGTCGCCCTGACCGCGCTTTCCATCGCCGAGTACTTCCGCGACGAAGAAGGCCAGGACGTTCTCTTGTTCATCGACAACATCTTCCGTTTCACCCAGGCCGGTTCCGAGGTCTCCGCCCTTCTGGGCCGTATCCCCTCGGCCGTCGGTTACCAGCCGACCCTGGCCACCGAGATGGGCGAATTGCAGGAGCGCATCACCTCCACCAAGAAGGGGTCCATCACCTCGGTCCAGGCCATCTACGTCCCGGCCGACGACTTGACCGACCCGGCTCCGGCCACCGCCTTCGCCCACCTGGACGCCACCACGGTTCTGTCCCGCCAGATCGCCGAGCTGGGTATCTACCCGGCCGTTGACCCGCTGGACTCCACCTCGCGCATCCTCGATCCCCAGGTCATCGGCGAGGAACACTACGCCGTGGCCCGTTCCGTCCAGTTCGTGCTCCAGAAGTACAAGGACCTCCAGGACATCATCGCCATCCTCGGCATGGACGAACTCTCCGAAGAAGACAAGCTGGTCGTGGCCCGCGCCCGCAAGATCCAGCGCTTCCTCTCCCAGCCGTTCCATGTTGCCGAGGCCTTCACCGGTTCTCCCGGTAAATACGTCGAACTGAAGGACACCATCAAGGGGTTCCAGGAAATCGTGGCCGGCAAGCACGACGCCCTGCCCGAGCAGGCCTTCTACATGGTCGGCTCCATTGAAGAGGCCATCGAAAAGGCCGCCAAGCTGGCTGCGGTATAA
- a CDS encoding F0F1 ATP synthase subunit epsilon has translation MAEKMKLEIVTPYKKVVDIEVDEVTATGKLGEFGVLPGHAPFLTSLKIGELAYKYDGKAEHMALNWGYFEIKDDRIIVLVETAELAEEIDVERAKAAQGRAEEKLKHLTTEDKQFKVYEAALERALIRMQVAGKAVRK, from the coding sequence ATGGCTGAAAAGATGAAGCTGGAGATCGTCACCCCTTACAAGAAGGTGGTTGACATAGAAGTGGATGAGGTCACCGCCACCGGCAAACTGGGCGAGTTTGGCGTCCTGCCGGGTCATGCCCCGTTTCTGACCTCGCTCAAGATCGGCGAGTTGGCCTACAAGTATGATGGCAAGGCCGAGCACATGGCCCTCAACTGGGGCTACTTCGAGATCAAGGACGACCGGATCATCGTCCTGGTTGAGACCGCCGAACTGGCCGAAGAGATCGACGTCGAGCGGGCCAAGGCTGCCCAGGGGCGCGCCGAGGAAAAGCTCAAGCACCTGACCACGGAAGACAAGCAGTTCAAGGTCTACGAAGCAGCCTTGGAACGCGCCCTGATCCGCATGCAGGTCGCGGGCAAGGCGGTTCGCAAGTAG
- a CDS encoding sigma-54-dependent transcriptional regulator gives MYDARVIICDDEVEIVRYLNKILTTRGLEVEIFTSGEALLRTLEHRALEESDLLLLDVKMPDVDGIEILRRVKELKLEIPVVMMTAFASISSAIEAMKLGAYDYVTKPFPKEKIFGILDKVLERKELLKENSALKDELGKSAPSGYLVYTSDAFRRVHEMAVQVAQSDANVVILGESGTGKELIAGLIHSVSPRKEQRFLSINCATLSDTLLESQLFGHVRGAFTGAVTHQKGLLEEAHNGTLFLDEVGDMSPAIQAKLLRVLQEGDYIPVGETKARSVDIRFLAATNKDLEEEVRQKRFREDLFFRLNVISIHLPPLRERAEDIEPLARYFLHRISQRMKKEFVNFTPEALLLMQSYSWPGNIRELENAIERAAILARGTVISAENLPVWKSAPLAAAAEQRGDGERLLPLEAVEREHILHVLQKTGCNKSRTAKILNIARRTLDRKLEEYGMQDKAAPADADDP, from the coding sequence ATGTACGATGCACGGGTGATCATCTGCGACGATGAAGTCGAAATAGTGCGCTATCTGAACAAGATCCTGACCACCCGGGGACTTGAGGTGGAGATTTTCACTTCCGGCGAGGCCCTGCTGCGCACCCTGGAGCATCGCGCACTGGAGGAAAGCGATCTGCTGCTGCTGGATGTGAAGATGCCCGATGTGGACGGCATCGAGATCCTCCGGCGGGTCAAGGAACTCAAGCTGGAAATACCGGTGGTCATGATGACCGCCTTCGCCTCCATCAGTTCGGCCATTGAGGCCATGAAGCTGGGGGCGTACGACTATGTCACCAAGCCGTTCCCCAAGGAGAAGATCTTCGGGATACTGGACAAGGTGCTGGAACGCAAGGAACTGCTTAAGGAAAACTCCGCCCTGAAGGACGAGTTGGGCAAGTCCGCCCCGTCGGGCTACCTGGTCTATACCAGCGATGCGTTCCGCCGGGTCCACGAGATGGCCGTCCAGGTGGCCCAAAGCGATGCCAACGTGGTCATACTGGGGGAGTCGGGAACCGGCAAGGAATTGATCGCCGGTCTGATCCACAGCGTGAGTCCTCGCAAGGAGCAACGTTTTCTCTCCATCAACTGCGCCACCCTCTCGGATACGCTCCTGGAAAGCCAGCTCTTCGGCCATGTGCGCGGGGCCTTCACCGGCGCGGTAACCCACCAGAAGGGGCTTCTGGAGGAGGCCCACAACGGGACCCTCTTCCTGGATGAGGTGGGAGACATGAGCCCCGCCATCCAGGCAAAGCTGCTGCGGGTCCTGCAGGAGGGCGACTACATCCCCGTGGGTGAAACCAAGGCCCGGTCCGTGGACATACGCTTTTTGGCGGCCACCAACAAGGATCTTGAGGAGGAGGTGCGCCAGAAGCGGTTTCGGGAAGACCTGTTCTTCCGGCTGAACGTCATCTCCATCCACCTCCCGCCTTTGCGCGAACGCGCCGAGGACATCGAGCCCCTGGCCAGGTACTTTTTACACCGGATCTCCCAGCGGATGAAGAAGGAGTTCGTCAACTTCACCCCGGAGGCCCTGCTGCTCATGCAATCCTACTCCTGGCCGGGAAATATCAGGGAACTGGAGAACGCCATCGAGCGAGCGGCTATCCTGGCACGGGGCACGGTGATCTCCGCCGAAAACCTGCCGGTCTGGAAAAGCGCCCCGCTTGCTGCTGCCGCCGAACAGCGGGGGGACGGCGAGCGGCTTCTCCCCCTAGAGGCCGTGGAGCGCGAGCATATCCTCCATGTGCTCCAGAAAACCGGCTGCAACAAGAGCCGGACGGCCAAGATCCTCAACATCGCCCGCCGGACCCTGGACCGGAAACTGGAAGAATACGGCATGCAGGACAAGGCCGCTCCGGCGGATGCGGACGATCCCTGA